TAGTTGCCACGGCCAGCACCATATGGAGCATGGGGGCCACCATATGGGGGTCCTCCTGTAGGGACCGTGGGACGGACAGCTGCAGCTGTTAATGAAATATATGTTTAAGTAAGGACATCTATTGTTTCTCCAATTTCCTCCCAACTTCCCAAAATTACTCCATTCATCCATTCTTCACACTCACCTCCGTAGCCGAGGATAGGTGGCCGAGGCTGACCATAAGGCATCAGGCCCTGGGGTGTCTGGTGTGGGTAGGGAAGTCCTGTCAGGCCTGGGGGGAGTACAGCACGGACCGGAACATGAATTACTGcgtaagggggggagggggataagGGGAGGATGGATTCATGGTAATGAGTGCcccagaaaactgggaaacaaggTCTGGGAAAGGGTAACAAGTGACTACATTTTAAGAGTATAACAGGTTTGAAAGAGCCAGGTATTTTAGCTTGCCcagaatgagataaattaaaATCTTCATGAAACGTTTCTTACTTTGAGCAGGACCAGGTGGCTGAGCTGGCTTAACTTCAGGCAGTGCAGGCCGCTTGGCATCAGTGAGGAAGTTGTTAAAGAAGGCCACCTCTTTCTTTACTTCCTCAATTTTTTCCGCATGCTTGTTGAAGATGTGCTTACGTACAAATTCAGGGCCCTGGGCCAGAAAAGATAAAACATGGCTTTATCAAATGATCCCCAAAACAATGAGTAAGGACCAAGTGTCATTCagtctcttcatgaccctatggatCATACCCTCcatggggttttattggcaaagatactggagttctCCACTTCCTCTACcttaaagcaaacagagattaagtgacttgcctcgggTGATACAGCTAGGAAGCacctaaagtcagatttgaactcatctagctgcccctagaaaGGACAAAACAGATCTATTCTCTGTTTTACTCCCTGACTCCTCTGTTCcttgggagttttaattttgttatctcttccaggaggtgatgagtggattctttcaattactatttccccctctggttctaggattcaggacagtattccttgataattccttgagaTGCTGTGTGGGCTCTTTTGgatcctggctttcaggcagtccaataattcttaaatcaccTCTCCTGTTTGCTCCAGGTCTCTGTTATGCTACAATTTCTTCCCCCTTTCACAATTTCCCAAGACACCCAGAACCCTCCACGTTAGCCTCCATCACTCCTAACCTTGAATTTCTTGCCACTGAGGGGGCATAGCCACTTGTCTTTGCCCAGCTCCTGGGTGTTGGAAGTAACAAATTTTTCCACTTCTTGCTCAGGGTCTTTGCGTCCCATCTTCTGGGCTTCATCCTCTGACAAAGACTCCCGAACACTCAACAAGGGCGTCAGCTTCTCCTCAAATGTCTTCTGCCATTCTACCACTGTGGTAAGAAAAGAATATTAGGGTGAAATACAGAACTAGAGGAGaggagattaagaaaaaaaacccacagatgAGGATAGTTAGAAATAAATACTACTGAAGATGGCATGGGGAAGCACAGTAAGGAGGAACAAGGGCAGGTACTGGCTGTCTTACCTTCTCCATGGCTGATGCGATTTGGGGGTACAGGTCCTCGAACATGAATGATGCCACATCTGTTGGGCATTTCATCCTCGTTGGGATATTCACATGTGTTGTAATAGTCCAAAGAGTGCACAATGCGTAAATACAGGAGGAGTTTGTCAAGAACCTGCGCAGACATAATGTCAGGAGATCCTTCACTCATGCCACCTTGCCCCTTCACCCCTCCACACTCTATTAATCCCCCTCTCCCTAACACACATACAGGTAACTCACCTTGAGCAGCTTTTCATCTCGTTCCACATTAATTTCAGCTGGATTCCCCTCCTTGGGAGGCTCCTCAGGGGGTCCCCCTCCACTGTTCCCCAGCAGCTCTTCCTCTTCAGCACTCACTTCCTCAATCAGGTAATCAGTGATATTCTTCAGGATTGGATTCTGAGAGGGCAGGCTCTGaatggtggggagagggggaatgcAGGAATGCAGGTGTGTCATAAGGACTAAGGGCACCACCCCAGGTTGGCTGCTTACCACATCTGGCTGTGACAGCTCAGAACTTCCCCATTCAGGAAGGCAGAATAGATTCTTACTATTAAACTGTGTGTGGGAATCACTGATAGTGGTGGTACTAGATTGGtaatgtcttgatttttgtccAGTCTACAATAGGCTCCAGCCTCAcagtgaggagggggaaggaaggagggcaaTGATGACAGGAGAAGAGCCTCATAATACCAAAGAAGAAAAGTAGTTATAAGCCAGATGTAATCACTGACCGTGGGCAAGGGAGGAGTCCCAGACTCAGCCCCCCAAAGTTGGGTCCTATCATCCAGAGTGTGAATCAGCTTGGCAGCCAGCTTGATGTCATTGCGTACAATCTGTTTGTGTTGAGTGATGCCATTGACATTACGGACCCGTCGAGTTAAGTCTCGATTCACACCAGGGCTCAGTTCACACTCCCGAAGCTATAGAAGAACAAGTAATTGGAAAGTTACCAACTCAGGGGCAACCCTGAAGGAACAGAAAAGAATCCAGGATAACCTGAACATGGCCCACATGGTTTTATACTTCTAGGAACTGTAAAGTCCTTCAGAGAAGTAATTGGTGAAGTTTATCAAATGAAGACAGATAGAATCACACCTCTCAACAGATCTTGCCCAGTCTCTTGTATACAGCCCCATATAATTCTCCCTATGGCACTCACCCTGATGTTCTGCAGGTTCCAGCAGATTTCCTTGATGTTAACACTTCGATCAAAAGTCACCCAACCTCGACGGAAAAATCTAGGCAAAGGTGGTGGTAGGTATGTGAAACTTCAGAATAATCTCCATCAATCACACCCTACATATCCCATTCCCCTCAGGGTACCCAAAGATCCTGCCTTCACAGCTCACCTTCTCTCAGGCTGGGGTTCTGACAAAGCTACACGCATGAAGCCTGGATATTTCTTACACAactgggaggagagaaaaggaaacaggtaTATTTAGAATTCACATTTGTCTTCTTCCAAGTCCCCAAGAACTTGGGTTActgccccttctctctttcccttaccAGTTAGGGGGAACCAAAGGAAGACAGTGTTAACTGGTCCTCCATAAGGAAGCCATGAGATAAGAGGGGTAAAGGATAACCTTGAAATACCTATGTGTGTATCATCACAAACTGCAATCCCTTCACAAACACCTGCCCTGACAAATAGGGTATCCTCATCTCACTCACAGAGATTATCTCAGCTCGAGGGATATTGGGTGCAATATTGCGCATGAAGAGAGAGCAAGTCTTGTGTAGAGGTCGGGGTTTGAATTCTAATCCAAGTGTTTCCTTGGGCTTCTCTTTAGGCTTTTCTCGATCTTCCTCTTTGggcttctccttctccttggcAGCTTCTTCTGGGAGTTGGGGacggaggagggggagagaagtaAACAATCTTATTCCCCTCACTCCCAACTCTATCCGCCTAATCaccatcacaaaaaagaaaactggatcATCAATAGAAAGCTAAACCCACCAGtctcatccttctcctcctcagccTGGACACTCTCCGACTCAGATTCAGACTCAGACACACTGCCTTCATCAAAGCTATCATCCCCACTGTGTTTCCGGTTCCGCTTCTTACTGCTCTGTAAGGTGAGGTTGGAAAAGTCAAAGGATGAGTAGGAAATCAGGAACAGCCCACCCCCCTGCAAGTCTCAGTCCCTGCATCAGTCCCAATACCACCTTCTTAACTTCCTTCTCAggttcttctttcttctcatctttctcccCGTCACCGTCTGGTTTTTTGGCTTTATCATCAGACATACTATCATTCTCAGTCTATAAGCAGAGAAAAAACATGCAGGTTTATCTCCCAAACAACACACATTGGAGGCCCTTTTCTCCCTAAAGGTGGGTTCAGACTTTCTGCCCGTAGCACCCTCACTCTTTCCTACGTCCTAGGAACCCCACCATTCCCAACCTGTTTGCTGTCTTCTTTTTCATCCTTATCAGTTTTTCGTTCCCCATCAGCAAGCCCTAAGCCTCCCCGTCCATCTTCTTTCTTGCCAGGTTCTCCAGGTTTCCCTGattgctcttcctcctcctcctggtcCAGAATCCGGAGGTCATGTTCTGTGCCTCCTTCCATCTTAATCACAGCTACAGACAAAAGTTCAGAGGTTACAACCCAAATTTCCTAGTCATAAGCTTTTGGCTTTCCAATTCAACAAGCAATGTTAAGTACTTGCTAtgggcaaggcactgtgctaggtgatgaggacacaaaaacagaaaagatacttccctcaagaaacttccaTCTCCTTGAGAAATACAACATGCCATTTGTACATGTGAAAATTCAGGGAGAAAAATCGTACAAACTACTAGGGGAAATCATATAAAGCTTTCCTTGGAGATGCATATACATTGAGCCTTGAAAAAAGCTaaaaattctaagaggcagaggtaagaagggaATACATTCCAGACAGGAGAACAGTTTTTCTGCAAAGGCATGATGATTACCTAGTTGGGGGAACAGGGGAGTTGCTACATTTAATTGATACATAAAAAAATGCCATGAAGGAAAGTAATAGGGAATGAGTTCACAGTTGTTTACTGCCAAGCTGAGgagtattttatcctagaggcaactgACCGCCACTAGAGATTTTGAAAAGGGGAATGATGTAGTCAGATCAGTATTTCAGAAATATACTTAGTATCTGTATAGACTGGAGAGGTGGTGAACCTGAAAGCTTAGAATTCTACTGGAAGGCTGTAAAAGAAGTGATGAGTCCGAATTAGGCTCTCATGTAAGTAAGAAAAGGGATGGATGGTGAAATTTATAAGAGGCAGAAGCAACACTATTTGGCAACTGAAGGGATACAAGGgatgatggaaaaggaaggactgATGATTAGACCATGGTCTGAAAGAATAATGaggtagggaggaagaagaaaaagaggagttCTATTTggaacacagaatcacagaatttgagagcttGGGGAATCTTAGTGATCTTAGTCTAATGCACACAATGTTGACTCTAAGATTAAGATAAAGTGATATTGCTTGGCAATAAGTGATGTGGAATTATAGTTTAGAAGAggactacatacatacatgtaagaGTTTATtataagaaaatgagaattaaGTTCATAAAAACAGAAGGAGGACCAAGACACATCTAGGGGAACACCTATAGTTAGGGTTCAGTACACAGAGACTGAAGAGTGTTCGGTCGAGGAAAAGCAGAAGACAAAAATCCCAAAAACTCCAAGAAGAAAGTTGTCAACAGTATCAAATGCTGAAGAGAGATTaagaaagagaactgagaaaaaggcCATTGTATTTagcaaatgagaaagctgagaaatTTGGAGAAAACACTTTCAATTAAGGGTGAAATCAGAAGCCAGAATCCTTGGGGTTAAGAATTGAGTGGAAACAAAATAGCAGAGAAAGGGCATGGATGGGCTCTACCAAATGcccttccaaacaacttaaaaataatgcctcaaaataaaTCCTGGATtagcagaaccaaaaaaaggatagagtgaaacaattttccagcccaagacaacttataTCAGCAGAAAAGGTGTGTCAATGGGTTAAAAGTAGTGTCCAGCAGCAAGCCTTTGTGGGTAAGTGAATTAACAGCAGAAATTTCCATAGCTCTCAGTCCTCAGAAGGTAAGGGGGCCAAACAACttatcagaaggagattacaagggacTCTTTGCTGGCACTAGGTGTGGacctctgttgcattgcccatacttgTCCAGATCATAGACccagggtgaggagaagcaccAGCCACACTAGAGCATGCAGCCACAGGGGCAGGGaccttggtcacagttccaggagagaaaagagtgcttatacTCACAGGCTTCTCCTTAcattataccaccttggaagaactgaaaacttacagaccctcagaagtagctctgaaaacagcagtaagAAAGACTTGAAGCTTGGGACACTGCCTCCTTGACCATGGGAGCAAAGTTCAacattaatataaattaaaagctgaaaaaatgagcaaacaacaatcTGACCACAGAAATGTATTATagtaacagggaagatcaaaaacacaaactcagaagataacaaaCTCAAAGCAGATACacgcaaagtctcaaagaaaaatgtaacttGGCCTCAGGCCcagaaagaattcctggaagagctcaaacaagattttaaaaatcaagtaagagaggaagagaaggagttgaggggaaaaatgagaataatgcaagaaaagtCAACAACATGgtaaaggacataaaaaaaaaaagtaataccttaaaaaaacagaataagccaaatggtaaaagaagcacaaaaatccactCAAGAGCACTCCTTAAAAAAagcacaattggccaaatggaaaaggtgtatgaaaattcactgaagaaattccttcttgaaaactaaaaataagtaatttaattttaaaaaaagaaaaaagaggggagaggatgatccacatgtacaaaaatacttatagcagctctttttgtggtggtcaagaactggaaattgagggaatgtccatcaattggggaatggctgaacaagttgtggtatataaatgtcatggaatattgtgctgtaagaaatgatgagcaggcagcattcagaaaatcctggaaagacttatatgaactgatgctgagtgaaataagcagaaccaggagaacactacatgctgcaacaatcacagtgtgtgatgactgactttgatagacttagttgtTCTCAGAAAGagctaaaacaattccaaaagactcaagatggaaaatgccatccacatccaggcaAAGAAATAtcgagtctgaatgcagaacgaagaatactatttgctcttttttttgttttgctttgtattttctttctcatggttcctcccctacgttctaattcttctatacaacatgactaatttgaaagtatgttttaataagaatgtttatgTAGAGTCTATCatagattgcacaccatcttggagagggagaaggggaggcagaggaaatttaaaatttatggaaatgaatgttgaaaattaaaaataaattaatttgtaggacaaaaaagagaattcctcacaaattagaattgggcaagcggAAGCTAATGAGGcatcaaaaaaacaataaaacaagataCCTTGAAAAGTATAAGCTATCAAAGTTCATATTCCTTTGCACTAAGCACTCACATGTAAGGTATGACTCCCCATGTGGACAGGGAgaacaggaagaagaagaggaagaggaggaaaaggaagaagaaatagcacTGCCTAACTGGACCTAGCCAGTAGGGTCTCCAGGGGGAGAGCTACTATTATTCACATCTTTCCAataagagggggaggagaggaaaaaagggagtgaattcagaactcaaaatttaaaaaaaggcaaaagttcCTTTTACATATAATcgcaaaaatttttttaaggtgAGTGGTAGGAAATATAAACAAAGAGCACTGGCACCTTTTTCTAgagtttttttttggagggaggagagcTCCTTCAGTTCATTTCAGTGCGATGGAAGCCCTAGTCACTCCTGGAGCAGAGACCTATATTTGTGGCTAGCTATGATGAGGCTTATCACCAGGCAGAttgagaagaaggaaagatatgAAGTACTCTTTCCTACTTTGAGAGCATGGTTGCGTCGAATGCAGTATTTGAAAGAATGGAGATCTGGGGACATTtgcaagaaaggagaaaaagtacAGATTAGGGGCAGGAGAGGCTAGGGCACAAGTAAAAGGACTGACTTTGATAAGAAAAGTTTTATGATTAAAATTCTTTATCACAGACTGgaacaatgaggagaaaatagGAGAGGATGTTGAGGgaataaagaaatggagaatgGGAATACGAGAAGAGGTGATCATGGATGGCCTCTTCTCAGAAGGACTTCTACTCCCTACTCCCTACCCTTACCCTTAAGACCTGAATATTCTGGCTCTCAACTCTCTCCAGACCCCCTACTCCTTTCAGGGTTAAAGCAATCAGTACTGTGAAAACCCATACCTGCATCCAGCATCTTGACGATGGCATCAGCCTTGTCAATGTCCAAGAGGAGGTTATCAAACCAACCACTATCCATTAGAGATAGAAACACCTGAAGTCTGTTCTGTAGGGCTCCTCTGGCCTCCTGCCGACGTTTCCCCACTTCATCAGGATGGTATTTAGACCGAAacctgagaaaggaaaagggaaggggaaagacaaAACAGTCACAAGTAGCCAGGGCCATGGAGGTGAGGGGGAGTCCAAGAGAACCATGGCAGACCCCCACCCTCCTCATATACCCACAAAAGATGGTAAGATCAGGAGACTGTGGGGAGGGGGACACAAAAGAATTATCATGCCACCCCGAATAGTGCAAAGAGACTGGCTCTAGgtgagaagatatgggaaaagcCAGGATCAAGGAACTTTGGGTTCCAGAAAAATGGGGAGCCTAGGGGAGAATGGGGTAAATAAGGCAGGATCCCTTGATTCATTTCCCTAGATTTCTGGGGTACTAAGATAAATGGGTTTGCCAGAGCCCcatagataaaagagaaaatattacgcCCCAAAagatctccctctcttcccttcaggAATTAAAAGGCCCATTACCCCCAATCCCTCTAGGCTTGGGGAAAGGGCTTGAGACACACCAAGTAGGTCAGGGCCAAGAAGGACCTGAAACTTCTATCTCCCCTTAGGAAGACAGACAAAATGGTTATGGGAGCAGAGACAGGAAGTGGAAGGAAATGACTGTCCCTTATAATTAAGGCACTGCCTAAGGGGAcagagaaagcaaagagaaaagtatgaagcggggaaggggggagagagagaaggaaaaacagtcctggaaaaagaaaactgagatggGGAGATTGTAGGTGTAAGAAAAGAGCATGAAAAGCTGGGGTAGAttaaaagacagacagataggaaaAGACAAAGGAGACACAGGTAAGGAAACATGGaccagagatggggaaaaaaagacacagatatatgaaaaggagaaaagagaaccaaaagttcagtgtgagagggaaggaaaagccGCAGGCGTCGCCTCCAGGGACTTTACCTTGGCTGCTTGGTCAAACAGAGCTCAAGATTTAACTAGCCGGGCCGACCCGAGCTGGCTGGTGGGCCTGGGCCGGCTGGCTCCTGGCTGGGGCGGGCTCCCGGCCCGCCGCCCCGCCCCGCATGGCTTGGCGGTGGGGGCCCTAACTGACTAACTGCCTAAGCATTCACATTCATCTAAGCCACTGCATTGTGCACAGTGGTGCCCTTTCTCTCTGCCTGGCCGGGGGGAGCACGGCTCGGCCCAGGGGGGCTGGTGTATGGGCTGGGTG
The DNA window shown above is from Notamacropus eugenii isolate mMacEug1 chromosome 2, mMacEug1.pri_v2, whole genome shotgun sequence and carries:
- the SRRT gene encoding serrate RNA effector molecule homolog isoform X1, which produces MGDSDDEYDRRRRDKFRRERSDYDRSRERDERRRGDDWNDREWDRGRDRRSRGEYRDYDRNRRERFSPPRHELSPPQKRMRRDWDEHSSDPYHSGYEMPYAGGGGGPTYGPPQPWGHPDVHIMQHHVLPIQARPPDRAPPRLGSIAEIDLGVPPPVMKTFKEFLLSLDDSVDETEAVKRYNDYKLEFRRQQMQDFFLAHKDEEWFRSKYHPDEVGKRRQEARGALQNRLQVFLSLMDSGWFDNLLLDIDKADAIVKMLDAAVIKMEGGTEHDLRILDQEEEEEQSGKPGEPGKKEDGRGGLGLADGERKTDKDEKEDSKQTENDSMSDDKAKKPDGDGEKDEKKEEPEKEVKKSSKKRNRKHSGDDSFDEGSVSESESESESVQAEEEKDETEEAAKEKEKPKEEDREKPKEKPKETLGLEFKPRPLHKTCSLFMRNIAPNIPRAEIISLCKKYPGFMRVALSEPQPERRFFRRGWVTFDRSVNIKEICWNLQNIRLRECELSPGVNRDLTRRVRNVNGITQHKQIVRNDIKLAAKLIHTLDDRTQLWGAESGTPPLPTSLPSQNPILKNITDYLIEEVSAEEEELLGNSGGGPPEEPPKEGNPAEINVERDEKLLKVLDKLLLYLRIVHSLDYYNTCEYPNEDEMPNRCGIIHVRGPVPPNRISHGEVVEWQKTFEEKLTPLLSVRESLSEDEAQKMGRKDPEQEVEKFVTSNTQELGKDKWLCPLSGKKFKGPEFVRKHIFNKHAEKIEEVKKEVAFFNNFLTDAKRPALPEVKPAQPPGPAQIIHVPVRAVLPPGLTGLPYPHQTPQGLMPYGQPRPPILGYGAAAVRPTVPTGGPPYGGPHAPYGAGRGNYDSFRGQGGYPGKPRNRMVRGDPRAIVEYRDLDAPEDVDFF
- the SRRT gene encoding serrate RNA effector molecule homolog isoform X8, whose translation is MGDSDDEYDRRRRDKFRRERSDYDRSRERDERRRGDDWNDREWDRGRDRRSRGEYRDYDRNRRERFSPPRHELSPPQKRMRRDWDEHSSDPYHSGYEMPYAGGGGGPTYGPPQPWGHPDVHIMQHHVLPIQARLGSIAEIDLGVPPPVMKTFKEFLLSLDDSVDETEAVKRYNDYKLEFRRQQMQDFFLAHKDEEWFRSKYHPDEVGKRRQEARGALQNRLQVFLSLMDSGWFDNLLLDIDKADAIVKMLDAAVIKMEGGTEHDLRILDQEEEEEQSGKPGEPGKKEDGRGGLGLADGERKTDKDEKEDSKQTENDSMSDDKAKKPDGDGEKDEKKEEPEKEVKKSSKKRNRKHSGDDSFDEGSVSESESESESVQAEEEKDETEAAKEKEKPKEEDREKPKEKPKETLGLEFKPRPLHKTCSLFMRNIAPNIPRAEIISLCKKYPGFMRVALSEPQPERRFFRRGWVTFDRSVNIKEICWNLQNIRLRECELSPGVNRDLTRRVRNVNGITQHKQIVRNDIKLAAKLIHTLDDRTQLWGAESGTPPLPTSLPSQNPILKNITDYLIEEVSAEEEELLGNSGGGPPEEPPKEGNPAEINVERDEKLLKVLDKLLLYLRIVHSLDYYNTCEYPNEDEMPNRCGIIHVRGPVPPNRISHGEVVEWQKTFEEKLTPLLSVRESLSEDEAQKMGRKDPEQEVEKFVTSNTQELGKDKWLCPLSGKKFKGPEFVRKHIFNKHAEKIEEVKKEVAFFNNFLTDAKRPALPEVKPAQPPGPAQSLTGLPYPHQTPQGLMPYGQPRPPILGYGAAAVRPTVPTGGPPYGGPHAPYGAGRGNYDSFRGQGGYPGKPRNRMVRGDPRAIVEYRDLDAPEDVDFF
- the SRRT gene encoding serrate RNA effector molecule homolog isoform X5 → MGDSDDEYDRRRRDKFRRERSDYDRSRERDERRRGDDWNDREWDRGRDRRSRGEYRDYDRNRRERFSPPRHELSPPQKRMRRDWDEHSSDPYHSGYEMPYAGGGGGPTYGPPQPWGHPDVHIMQHHVLPIQARLGSIAEIDLGVPPPVMKTFKEFLLSLDDSVDETEAVKRYNDYKLEFRRQQMQDFFLAHKDEEWFRSKYHPDEVGKRRQEARGALQNRLQVFLSLMDSGWFDNLLLDIDKADAIVKMLDAAVIKMEGGTEHDLRILDQEEEEEQSGKPGEPGKKEDGRGGLGLADGERKTDKDEKEDSKQTENDSMSDDKAKKPDGDGEKDEKKEEPEKEVKKSSKKRNRKHSGDDSFDEGSVSESESESESVQAEEEKDETEAAKEKEKPKEEDREKPKEKPKETLGLEFKPRPLHKTCSLFMRNIAPNIPRAEIISLCKKYPGFMRVALSEPQPERRFFRRGWVTFDRSVNIKEICWNLQNIRLRECELSPGVNRDLTRRVRNVNGITQHKQIVRNDIKLAAKLIHTLDDRTQLWGAESGTPPLPTSLPSQNPILKNITDYLIEEVSAEEEELLGNSGGGPPEEPPKEGNPAEINVERDEKLLKVLDKLLLYLRIVHSLDYYNTCEYPNEDEMPNRCGIIHVRGPVPPNRISHGEVVEWQKTFEEKLTPLLSVRESLSEDEAQKMGRKDPEQEVEKFVTSNTQELGKDKWLCPLSGKKFKGPEFVRKHIFNKHAEKIEEVKKEVAFFNNFLTDAKRPALPEVKPAQPPGPAQIIHVPVRAVLPPGLTGLPYPHQTPQGLMPYGQPRPPILGYGAAAVRPTVPTGGPPYGGPHAPYGAGRGNYDSFRGQGGYPGKPRNRMVRGDPRAIVEYRDLDAPEDVDFF
- the SRRT gene encoding serrate RNA effector molecule homolog isoform X7 encodes the protein MGDSDDEYDRRRRDKFRRERSDYDRSRERDERRRGDDWNDREWDRGRDRRSRGEYRDYDRNRRERFSPPRHELSPPQKRMRRDWDEHSSDPYHSGYEMPYAGGGGGPTYGPPQPWGHPDVHIMQHHVLPIQARLGSIAEIDLGVPPPVMKTFKEFLLSLDDSVDETEAVKRYNDYKLEFRRQQMQDFFLAHKDEEWFRSKYHPDEVGKRRQEARGALQNRLQVFLSLMDSGWFDNLLLDIDKADAIVKMLDAAVIKMEGGTEHDLRILDQEEEEEQSGKPGEPGKKEDGRGGLGLADGERKTDKDEKEDSKQTENDSMSDDKAKKPDGDGEKDEKKEEPEKEVKKSSKKRNRKHSGDDSFDEGSVSESESESESVQAEEEKDETEEAAKEKEKPKEEDREKPKEKPKETLGLEFKPRPLHKTCSLFMRNIAPNIPRAEIISLCKKYPGFMRVALSEPQPERRFFRRGWVTFDRSVNIKEICWNLQNIRLRECELSPGVNRDLTRRVRNVNGITQHKQIVRNDIKLAAKLIHTLDDRTQLWGAESGTPPLPTSLPSQNPILKNITDYLIEEVSAEEEELLGNSGGGPPEEPPKEGNPAEINVERDEKLLKVLDKLLLYLRIVHSLDYYNTCEYPNEDEMPNRCGIIHVRGPVPPNRISHGEVVEWQKTFEEKLTPLLSVRESLSEDEAQKMGRKDPEQEVEKFVTSNTQELGKDKWLCPLSGKKFKGPEFVRKHIFNKHAEKIEEVKKEVAFFNNFLTDAKRPALPEVKPAQPPGPAQSLTGLPYPHQTPQGLMPYGQPRPPILGYGAAAVRPTVPTGGPPYGGPHAPYGAGRGNYDSFRGQGGYPGKPRNRMVRGDPRAIVEYRDLDAPEDVDFF
- the SRRT gene encoding serrate RNA effector molecule homolog isoform X4, with translation MGDSDDEYDRRRRDKFRRERSDYDRSRERDERRRGDDWNDREWDRGRDRRSRGEYRDYDRNRRERFSPPRHELSPPQKRMRRDWDEHSSDPYHSGYEMPYAGGGGGPTYGPPQPWGHPDVHIMQHHVLPIQARLGSIAEIDLGVPPPVMKTFKEFLLSLDDSVDETEAVKRYNDYKLEFRRQQMQDFFLAHKDEEWFRSKYHPDEVGKRRQEARGALQNRLQVFLSLMDSGWFDNLLLDIDKADAIVKMLDAAVIKMEGGTEHDLRILDQEEEEEQSGKPGEPGKKEDGRGGLGLADGERKTDKDEKEDSKQTENDSMSDDKAKKPDGDGEKDEKKEEPEKEVKKSSKKRNRKHSGDDSFDEGSVSESESESESVQAEEEKDETEEAAKEKEKPKEEDREKPKEKPKETLGLEFKPRPLHKTCSLFMRNIAPNIPRAEIISLCKKYPGFMRVALSEPQPERRFFRRGWVTFDRSVNIKEICWNLQNIRLRECELSPGVNRDLTRRVRNVNGITQHKQIVRNDIKLAAKLIHTLDDRTQLWGAESGTPPLPTSLPSQNPILKNITDYLIEEVSAEEEELLGNSGGGPPEEPPKEGNPAEINVERDEKLLKVLDKLLLYLRIVHSLDYYNTCEYPNEDEMPNRCGIIHVRGPVPPNRISHGEVVEWQKTFEEKLTPLLSVRESLSEDEAQKMGRKDPEQEVEKFVTSNTQELGKDKWLCPLSGKKFKGPEFVRKHIFNKHAEKIEEVKKEVAFFNNFLTDAKRPALPEVKPAQPPGPAQIIHVPVRAVLPPGLTGLPYPHQTPQGLMPYGQPRPPILGYGAAAVRPTVPTGGPPYGGPHAPYGAGRGNYDSFRGQGGYPGKPRNRMVRGDPRAIVEYRDLDAPEDVDFF
- the SRRT gene encoding serrate RNA effector molecule homolog isoform X3, whose amino-acid sequence is MGDSDDEYDRRRRDKFRRERSDYDRSRERDERRRGDDWNDREWDRGRDRRSRGEYRDYDRNRRERFSPPRHELSPPQKRMRRDWDEHSSDPYHSGYEMPYAGGGGGPTYGPPQPWGHPDVHIMQHHVLPIQARPPDRAPPRLGSIAEIDLGVPPPVMKTFKEFLLSLDDSVDETEAVKRYNDYKLEFRRQQMQDFFLAHKDEEWFRSKYHPDEVGKRRQEARGALQNRLQVFLSLMDSGWFDNLLLDIDKADAIVKMLDAAVIKMEGGTEHDLRILDQEEEEEQSGKPGEPGKKEDGRGGLGLADGERKTDKDEKEDSKQTENDSMSDDKAKKPDGDGEKDEKKEEPEKEVKKSSKKRNRKHSGDDSFDEGSVSESESESESVQAEEEKDETEEAAKEKEKPKEEDREKPKEKPKETLGLEFKPRPLHKTCSLFMRNIAPNIPRAEIISLCKKYPGFMRVALSEPQPERRFFRRGWVTFDRSVNIKEICWNLQNIRLRECELSPGVNRDLTRRVRNVNGITQHKQIVRNDIKLAAKLIHTLDDRTQLWGAESGTPPLPTSLPSQNPILKNITDYLIEEVSAEEEELLGNSGGGPPEEPPKEGNPAEINVERDEKLLKVLDKLLLYLRIVHSLDYYNTCEYPNEDEMPNRCGIIHVRGPVPPNRISHGEVVEWQKTFEEKLTPLLSVRESLSEDEAQKMGRKDPEQEVEKFVTSNTQELGKDKWLCPLSGKKFKGPEFVRKHIFNKHAEKIEEVKKEVAFFNNFLTDAKRPALPEVKPAQPPGPAQILPPGLTGLPYPHQTPQGLMPYGQPRPPILGYGAAAVRPTVPTGGPPYGGPHAPYGAGRGNYDSFRGQGGYPGKPRNRMVRGDPRAIVEYRDLDAPEDVDFF